From a region of the Danio aesculapii chromosome 4, fDanAes4.1, whole genome shotgun sequence genome:
- the LOC130222210 gene encoding ladderlectin-like: protein MMVMLSSLLLLFMFSMGNAADLDEKCPCGWRNSGSRCFKFFSTSVSWVTAEKNCQSLSANLASVHNKVENDFLLSLAGDSTRCWIGGYDAEDAENWFWSDGSPFGYTNWCSGEPNNKNTEHCLEINWTANHCWNNTPCSSTQGYICARKL, encoded by the exons GATGGTGATGCTGagtagtcttctgctgcttttCATGTTCTCCATGGGGAATGCTGCAG acTTGGATGAGAAATGCCCCTGTGGGTGGAGAAACTCTGGATCTCGCTGCTTTAAGTTTTTCTCCACGTCTGTTAGTTGGGTCACAGCAGAG AAAAACTGTCAAAGTCTTAGTGCGAATCTTGCTTCTGTGCATAACAAAGTGGAAAATGACTTCCTGCTGAGTCTGGCTGGTGATTCCACACGTTGCTGGATTGGGGGCTATGATGCTGAAGAT GCAGAAAATTGGTTTTGGTCTGATGGATCTCCATTTGGTTATACCAACTGGTGTTCAGGAGAGCCTAACAACAAGAATACAGAGCACTGCTTGGAGATCAACTGGACAG CGAACCACTGCTGGAATAATACACCTTGTTCAAGTACACAAGGCTATATTTGTGCCAGAAAACTGTGA